A window of the Halopseudomonas phragmitis genome harbors these coding sequences:
- the argA gene encoding amino-acid N-acetyltransferase: MHDYVNWFRHSTPYINTHRDCTFVVLLPGEAMAHPNFINIIHDVMLLNSLGVRLVLVHGSRPQIEERLKARGLDSRYHNDLRITDLDTLACVMDAVGSLRIAIEARLCTAPSGQRSRLRVVSGNFVTAKPIGVVDGVDFHHTGEVRRIDRKAISQHLDEQSIVLLSSIGYSPTGEVFNLACEDVATSAAAALNADKLILLGPDTGIFDADGQLLRELKPTRATALLKALGNSLPGSLLKAACKACDGGVRRSHIVSFAEDGAVLTELFTRDGGGTMVSQEAFEQIRPATIDDVAGLLELLRPLEEAGILVRRSREVLETEIGQFTLIERDSMIIGCAALYPLDDSRSGELACVAIDPDYRHGGRGDQLLASVEAQARKLGLDTLFVLTTRTAHWFRERGFVPSSVERLPAKRASLYNYQRNSKVFEKSIS; the protein is encoded by the coding sequence ATGCACGACTACGTCAACTGGTTCCGCCACTCGACGCCTTACATCAACACCCACAGGGACTGCACCTTCGTCGTGCTGCTGCCGGGTGAGGCCATGGCGCATCCGAACTTCATCAATATCATCCACGATGTAATGCTGCTCAACAGTCTCGGCGTGCGTCTGGTGCTGGTGCATGGCTCGCGCCCGCAAATCGAGGAGCGGCTCAAGGCCCGCGGCCTGGATTCGCGTTATCACAATGACCTGCGCATCACCGATCTGGATACCCTGGCCTGCGTGATGGATGCGGTCGGCAGTCTGCGCATCGCCATCGAGGCGCGGCTGTGCACCGCGCCTTCGGGCCAGCGCTCGCGGCTACGGGTAGTCAGTGGCAACTTCGTCACCGCCAAGCCGATTGGCGTGGTCGACGGGGTCGACTTCCACCATACCGGTGAAGTACGCCGGATCGACCGCAAGGCGATCAGTCAGCACCTGGATGAACAGTCGATCGTGTTGCTGTCGTCCATCGGTTACTCGCCGACCGGAGAGGTTTTCAACCTGGCCTGCGAAGATGTCGCCACCAGCGCCGCCGCCGCGCTGAACGCCGACAAACTGATTCTGCTCGGCCCCGATACCGGGATTTTCGATGCCGACGGCCAATTGCTGCGCGAACTCAAGCCAACGCGGGCCACAGCGCTGCTCAAGGCGCTGGGCAACAGCTTGCCCGGCAGTCTGCTCAAGGCTGCCTGCAAAGCCTGCGACGGCGGAGTGCGGCGCAGTCATATCGTCAGCTTCGCCGAGGACGGCGCGGTACTGACCGAGCTGTTTACCCGCGATGGCGGCGGCACCATGGTCAGCCAGGAAGCCTTCGAGCAGATCCGTCCGGCCACCATCGACGATGTGGCCGGTCTGCTCGAACTGCTGCGCCCGCTCGAAGAGGCCGGGATTCTGGTGCGCCGCTCGCGCGAAGTGCTGGAAACCGAGATCGGCCAGTTCACCCTGATCGAGCGCGACAGCATGATCATCGGCTGCGCAGCCCTCTACCCGCTGGATGATTCGCGCAGCGGCGAACTGGCCTGCGTCGCCATCGATCCGGATTACCGCCACGGTGGGCGCGGCGACCAGTTGCTGGCCAGCGTTGAGGCTCAGGCCCGCAAGCTCGGCCTGGATACCCTGTTCGTGCTCACCACCCGCACCGCGCACTGGTTCCGCGAGCGCGGCTTCGTCCCCAGTTCAGTGGAGCGCCTGCCAGCCAAGCGTGCCTCGCTGTACAACTACCAGCGCAATTCCAAAGTGTTTGAAAAGTCGATCTCATAA
- the amn gene encoding AMP nucleosidase, with product MPQSTPDYVVVNTASAAVDRLAALYRQATKALGQALHMYLHERRQPSAEQLRQFCYPALRLTYAAHSDPPATVRAFARVQIPGTYAVTVTHPEAFRSYLLEQLEPLLKDFEVRLEVGLSDQPIPYPYVLAYDELSRSGVAAGELARVFPGTDLSAISDNAADGLDDWTQMDPLPLALFDGARVDFSLRRLVHYTGSDWQHVQPWILLTNYHRYVDQFIRYGMDMLLSESRFTTLVLPGNVLIERGMAEDDMQAVVDSVAWHRFQMPAYHLLASDGDGITLVNIGVGPSNAKNITDHLAVLRPHCWLMIGHCGGLRQSQAIGDYVLAHAYMRRDGILDRLLPPHIPLPALAEVQQALQAAAALVTGDQGDALKRRLRTGTVLTYDDRNWELRWAQERSLINQARAVAVDMESGTIAAQGYRLRVPYGTLLCVSDKPLHSEIKLPGAAGAFYQRAVSQHLHIGIAALDLLRSQVNSLHSRKLRSFDEPPFR from the coding sequence ATGCCGCAATCGACCCCGGACTATGTCGTTGTCAACACCGCTTCAGCTGCGGTAGACCGCCTGGCTGCACTTTACCGACAGGCAACCAAGGCTTTGGGCCAGGCCTTGCATATGTATCTGCATGAACGGCGGCAGCCGAGTGCCGAGCAATTACGCCAGTTCTGCTACCCGGCGCTGCGTCTGACCTATGCCGCACACAGCGACCCCCCGGCCACAGTACGGGCCTTTGCCCGAGTACAGATTCCCGGGACCTATGCGGTGACCGTTACCCATCCAGAGGCCTTTCGCAGTTACCTGCTGGAGCAGTTGGAACCGCTGCTGAAGGACTTCGAGGTACGTCTGGAGGTTGGGCTCAGTGATCAGCCGATTCCTTACCCCTATGTGCTGGCCTATGACGAACTGTCGCGCTCCGGGGTTGCCGCAGGCGAGCTGGCGCGGGTGTTTCCCGGAACCGATCTGTCGGCGATCAGCGACAATGCCGCCGACGGGCTGGATGACTGGACCCAGATGGACCCCTTGCCGCTGGCGCTGTTCGATGGGGCGCGGGTGGATTTTTCATTGCGCCGGCTGGTGCACTACACCGGCAGCGACTGGCAGCACGTGCAGCCCTGGATCCTGTTGACCAACTATCATCGCTACGTCGACCAGTTCATCCGTTACGGAATGGACATGCTGCTCAGCGAGTCGCGCTTCACCACGCTGGTACTGCCGGGCAACGTGCTGATCGAGCGCGGCATGGCCGAGGATGACATGCAGGCTGTGGTCGACAGCGTGGCCTGGCACCGCTTTCAGATGCCGGCCTACCACCTGCTGGCCAGCGATGGCGATGGCATCACTCTGGTCAATATCGGCGTCGGGCCGTCCAATGCCAAGAACATCACCGACCACCTGGCGGTGCTGCGTCCGCATTGCTGGCTGATGATCGGCCACTGTGGCGGGTTGCGCCAATCCCAGGCGATTGGCGACTACGTGCTGGCCCATGCCTATATGCGTCGTGACGGCATCCTCGATCGGCTATTGCCGCCACATATTCCGTTGCCGGCCCTGGCCGAAGTGCAGCAGGCCCTGCAGGCGGCAGCGGCACTGGTCACCGGTGATCAGGGCGACGCCCTCAAGCGCAGGCTACGTACCGGCACGGTACTGACCTACGATGATCGCAACTGGGAACTGCGCTGGGCTCAGGAGCGATCGCTGATCAATCAGGCCCGGGCCGTGGCGGTGGATATGGAAAGCGGCACCATCGCCGCCCAGGGCTATCGCCTGCGGGTGCCCTACGGCACCTTGCTGTGCGTGTCCGACAAGCCGCTGCACAGCGAGATCAAGTTGCCGGGCGCGGCTGGGGCCTTCTATCAACGGGCGGTCAGCCAGCACCTGCATATCGGCATCGCGGCACTGGATCTGCTGCGCAGCCAGGTCAACTCACTGCATTCGCGCAAGCTGCGTAGCTTTGATGAACCGCCGTTCCGCTGA
- the argE gene encoding acetylornithine deacetylase codes for MSLPSLKQQFAALLAAPSISCTQADLDQSNLGVIHLLADWLGQLGFACDIQPIAGQPGKANLIATLGSGPGGLVLAGHTDTVPCNPERWSYEPFALTEADNRWYGLGSCDMKGFFPLIIEAVKDYADQPFQQPLIVLATADEESSMSGARALAASGQPKARHAVIGEPTGLRPIRVHKGIMMERIDIIGQAGHSSDPSLGRNAIEAMHVVISDLLELRSAWQKRWNNPLFSVPTPTMNLGCIHGGDNPNRICAKCALEFDIRPLPGMDGDELRAAIHARLAPIAAERQVQIDYQPLFPGVPAFETAADAPIVAACERLTGHSAGSVAFATEGPYLNQLGMQTLILGPGDIDQAHQPDEFLALDRIEPTVRILRGLIEQFCLQPTRP; via the coding sequence ATGTCATTGCCCAGCCTCAAGCAGCAATTCGCTGCTTTGCTCGCCGCCCCCTCGATCAGTTGTACCCAGGCCGACCTTGATCAGTCCAATCTGGGCGTCATTCATCTGCTCGCCGACTGGCTCGGCCAACTGGGCTTTGCCTGTGATATCCAGCCAATCGCCGGCCAACCTGGCAAGGCCAATCTGATCGCCACCCTGGGCTCCGGCCCCGGCGGACTGGTACTGGCCGGCCATACCGATACCGTACCGTGCAACCCCGAGCGCTGGAGCTACGAGCCATTCGCTCTGACCGAGGCCGACAATCGCTGGTATGGCCTGGGCAGTTGTGACATGAAAGGCTTTTTCCCGCTGATCATCGAAGCAGTCAAGGATTATGCCGACCAACCCTTTCAGCAGCCGTTGATCGTACTCGCCACCGCCGATGAGGAAAGCTCCATGAGCGGTGCCCGGGCACTGGCTGCCAGCGGCCAGCCCAAGGCCCGGCATGCGGTGATCGGCGAGCCCACCGGGCTCAGGCCAATCCGCGTGCACAAGGGCATCATGATGGAGCGGATCGACATTATCGGCCAGGCCGGCCACTCCTCCGACCCCAGCCTCGGGCGCAATGCCATTGAAGCCATGCATGTGGTGATCAGTGATCTGCTGGAGCTGCGCAGCGCCTGGCAGAAACGCTGGAACAACCCACTGTTCAGCGTACCGACCCCGACCATGAACCTGGGCTGCATCCACGGCGGTGACAACCCCAACCGGATCTGTGCCAAGTGCGCGCTGGAGTTCGATATCCGTCCACTACCGGGCATGGACGGCGACGAGCTGCGCGCAGCGATCCACGCCCGGCTCGCACCGATTGCCGCCGAACGCCAGGTCCAGATCGACTATCAGCCACTGTTCCCGGGCGTCCCGGCCTTTGAAACCGCCGCCGATGCACCGATCGTTGCGGCCTGCGAGCGACTGACCGGACACAGCGCCGGCAGCGTGGCCTTCGCCACCGAAGGCCCCTACCTCAATCAGCTCGGCATGCAGACCCTGATTCTCGGCCCCGGCGACATCGACCAGGCCCACCAGCCGGACGAGTTTCTGGCCCTGGATCGGATCGAACCGACGGTGCGAATTCTGCGCGGGCTGATCGAGCAGTTCTGTTTGCAACCCACCCGCCCCTGA
- a CDS encoding inorganic phosphate transporter codes for MTLIAEYGTTLLILACLFGFFMAWGVGANDVANAMGTSVGSRALTIKQAIIIAMVFEFLGAYLAGGSVTQTIRSGILDSSMISPEQMIFGMLAALLAAGTWLLIASIKGWPVSTTHSIVGAVIGFGAVGVSMEAVNWSGVVPIVASWVISPTLSGVVAFLIFMSVHKLILDTEEPFRNAKRYVPYYMFAVGFIVTLMTVTKGLKHVGLDLNNWQSFGLAVLVGLLITALGVALLTRIKADPEADKDFHFASVEKVFAVLMIFTACAMAFAHGSNDVANAVGPLAAIVGVLQTGEIAARSLVPGWVLLLGAAGIVVGLATYGYRVIATIGRHITELTPSRGFAAELATATTVVGASGLGLPISTTHTLVGAVLGVGMARGIAALNLRVVGTIFSSWVITLPAGAGLSILYFFVLSGIFG; via the coding sequence ATGACTCTTATCGCAGAATACGGCACTACCCTGCTCATCCTGGCCTGCCTCTTCGGTTTCTTCATGGCCTGGGGGGTAGGCGCAAACGACGTCGCCAATGCCATGGGCACCTCGGTCGGCTCCCGGGCATTGACCATCAAGCAGGCGATCATCATCGCCATGGTCTTCGAGTTCCTCGGCGCCTACCTGGCCGGCGGCTCGGTTACCCAAACCATTCGTAGCGGCATTCTCGATTCCAGCATGATCAGCCCGGAGCAGATGATCTTCGGCATGCTGGCGGCGTTGCTGGCAGCCGGCACCTGGCTGCTGATCGCCTCGATCAAGGGCTGGCCGGTCTCCACCACCCACTCCATTGTTGGCGCGGTCATCGGCTTCGGCGCCGTTGGCGTCTCCATGGAAGCGGTCAACTGGTCCGGCGTGGTACCGATTGTTGCCAGCTGGGTGATTTCGCCAACCCTGTCCGGGGTGGTCGCCTTCCTGATCTTCATGAGCGTGCACAAGCTGATCCTCGATACCGAGGAGCCGTTCCGTAACGCCAAGCGCTACGTGCCCTACTACATGTTCGCCGTCGGCTTCATCGTCACCCTGATGACCGTGACCAAAGGCCTCAAGCATGTGGGTCTGGACCTGAACAACTGGCAGAGCTTTGGTCTGGCGGTACTGGTCGGGCTGCTGATCACCGCACTGGGCGTGGCTCTGCTGACCCGGATCAAGGCCGACCCGGAGGCCGACAAGGACTTCCATTTCGCCAGCGTGGAAAAGGTCTTTGCGGTACTGATGATCTTCACCGCCTGTGCCATGGCCTTCGCCCACGGCTCCAACGACGTGGCCAACGCCGTTGGTCCGCTGGCTGCCATTGTCGGCGTTCTGCAGACTGGTGAAATCGCGGCCCGTTCTCTGGTGCCCGGCTGGGTGCTGCTGCTCGGCGCCGCCGGTATCGTGGTCGGTCTGGCTACCTATGGCTATCGCGTAATCGCCACCATCGGCCGCCACATCACCGAACTGACCCCGAGCCGCGGTTTTGCCGCCGAACTGGCCACCGCCACCACCGTGGTTGGCGCCTCGGGCCTGGGGCTGCCGATCTCCACCACCCACACGCTGGTCGGTGCGGTTCTGGGTGTTGGTATGGCGCGCGGCATCGCTGCACTGAACCTGCGGGTGGTCGGCACCATCTTCAGTTCCTGGGTCATCACCCTGCCGGCTGGTGCTGGTCTGTCGATTCTGTACTTCTTCGTCCTCAGCGGGATTTTCGGCTGA
- a CDS encoding TIGR00153 family protein — MPNNPFIKLFGRSPIGPMQQHIAKAHECAAQLVPFIEAVFADDWQAAEQVQQRIVQLEHEADKLKKDVRIHLPKSLFLPVPRSDLLELLSVQDKVANRAKDIAGLMLGRNMTIPATLQPAFLVFVQRSVDAAAQALKAMNELDELLETGFAGREVTLVEKLVIELEDIERDTDRMQVKLRAELFKLEKDMPPVDVMFLYQIIEWIGDVADRAERVGNRLELLMAR, encoded by the coding sequence ATGCCCAACAATCCTTTCATCAAACTGTTCGGTCGCTCACCGATCGGTCCGATGCAGCAGCATATTGCCAAGGCTCATGAATGCGCCGCGCAGCTCGTGCCCTTCATCGAAGCGGTATTTGCCGACGACTGGCAAGCGGCTGAACAGGTTCAGCAAAGGATCGTGCAACTGGAACACGAAGCCGACAAACTGAAAAAGGATGTGCGGATTCATCTGCCCAAAAGCCTGTTCCTGCCAGTGCCGCGCTCGGACCTGCTGGAGCTGCTCAGTGTACAGGACAAAGTGGCCAACCGCGCCAAGGATATCGCCGGCCTGATGCTGGGCCGCAACATGACTATCCCGGCCACTCTGCAACCAGCCTTTCTGGTCTTCGTTCAACGTTCAGTCGATGCCGCAGCCCAAGCGCTCAAGGCCATGAACGAGCTGGACGAGCTGCTGGAAACCGGCTTTGCCGGCCGTGAAGTCACTCTGGTGGAAAAACTGGTTATCGAGCTCGAAGACATCGAGCGCGACACCGACCGTATGCAGGTCAAACTGCGCGCCGAGCTGTTCAAACTGGAAAAAGACATGCCTCCCGTCGATGTGATGTTCCTCTATCAGATCATCGAATGGATCGGTGATGTCGCCGACCGCGCCGAGCGCGTCGGTAACCGCCTGGAACTGCTAATGGCTCGCTGA
- a CDS encoding CYTH domain-containing protein — MVKETEIKLRVSRQTLDALREHPLLNARRQGDWQTSTLYNQYYDSAERALSTARVALRLRRDGEQFIQTLKSRGQSVAGLSERNEWDWYLSQPALDLNLLDDQCWPQALAELDKTQLQPVFTTDFQRTRAMLCWERDGESVEVEAALDLGKVLAGEREEPICELELEIRQGPAEALLELAEALAADLPLMPCDISKAERGYRLFDPASYELRPASPDWQSTTAVDEVIHNGGWQLLGQTQRLAEQYRHTRQWKLFRELSQQLAELRAYFGVFDLGMPRSAAAPFIAPLDALLQRFRPLVLAGWADDQDGQAARDAAPEVFDQAIAEPAWGQLFIGLALWLQRRQWCQGRPPRGDKVGQLELARWLLAACAKEIQELRVPHANDPDGMASEWVDQLPRLGRLHFLLVNFRRWLEVPEADRLYGELNKLQALLEQYPLVEAEQHPALLAALRKQGQRVRRLDAWRELNN, encoded by the coding sequence ATGGTTAAAGAAACCGAAATCAAGCTGCGCGTCAGCCGGCAAACTCTGGACGCCCTGCGCGAGCATCCGCTGCTCAATGCCCGGCGTCAGGGCGACTGGCAGACCAGTACCCTGTACAACCAGTATTACGACAGTGCCGAGCGGGCCCTGTCCACGGCTCGGGTTGCCCTGCGCCTGCGGCGTGATGGCGAGCAGTTCATCCAGACCCTGAAAAGCCGTGGCCAGAGTGTTGCTGGCTTGTCCGAGCGCAATGAATGGGACTGGTACCTGAGTCAGCCGGCGCTGGATCTGAACCTGCTGGATGACCAGTGCTGGCCCCAGGCATTGGCCGAGCTGGACAAGACGCAACTGCAGCCGGTGTTCACCACTGATTTTCAGCGGACCCGGGCAATGCTGTGCTGGGAACGGGACGGCGAATCGGTTGAGGTCGAGGCCGCGCTGGATCTGGGCAAGGTTCTGGCCGGTGAGCGTGAGGAGCCGATCTGCGAGCTGGAGCTGGAAATTCGCCAGGGCCCAGCCGAGGCCTTGCTGGAACTGGCCGAGGCGCTGGCTGCCGACCTGCCGCTGATGCCTTGTGATATCAGCAAGGCCGAGCGTGGCTACCGGCTGTTCGACCCAGCCAGTTACGAGCTGCGTCCGGCGTCGCCGGACTGGCAGTCAACCACAGCAGTGGATGAGGTGATCCATAATGGCGGCTGGCAGTTGTTGGGCCAGACCCAACGCCTGGCCGAACAGTATCGGCATACCCGGCAGTGGAAGCTGTTTCGTGAACTGAGCCAGCAACTGGCCGAGCTGCGAGCCTATTTCGGCGTGTTTGACCTGGGCATGCCACGCTCGGCGGCGGCGCCCTTTATCGCGCCCCTGGATGCGCTGTTGCAGCGTTTCCGACCGCTGGTGCTGGCCGGTTGGGCCGATGATCAGGACGGTCAGGCCGCCCGTGATGCGGCGCCAGAGGTGTTCGATCAGGCCATCGCCGAGCCGGCTTGGGGCCAGTTGTTCATTGGCCTGGCGTTGTGGTTGCAGCGGCGCCAATGGTGCCAGGGCCGACCGCCACGCGGTGACAAGGTCGGCCAACTGGAACTGGCGCGCTGGCTGCTGGCAGCCTGTGCCAAGGAAATTCAGGAACTGCGGGTGCCGCATGCCAATGACCCTGATGGCATGGCCAGCGAGTGGGTGGACCAGTTGCCTCGGCTCGGGCGTCTGCACTTTTTGCTGGTCAACTTCCGCCGATGGCTGGAGGTGCCCGAGGCCGACCGGCTGTACGGTGAACTCAACAAACTGCAGGCGCTGCTTGAGCAGTACCCGCTGGTTGAGGCCGAACAGCACCCGGCGCTGCTCGCCGCCTTGCGCAAACAGGGCCAGCGTGTACGCCGGCTGGATGCCTGGCGCGAACTGAATAATTAA
- a CDS encoding GspE/PulE family protein, whose amino-acid sequence MNSLADLYLPGQERPLDLADILKLLVAQGRLDLESAEQLSALRRSATGDTAKLHPLEFIASQNPADLARPDRTLDLETLSRWLAEEAGQPFYRIDPLKINVAAITPLMSFAFAQRHKILAVEVNEREVTIASAQPFVTSWEPNLHHVLKREIRRVVASPADIQRYSVEFYRLARSVSGANASDQKLSAVGNFEQLLNLGSMSQEPDANDAHVVNIVDWLFQYAFEQRASDIHIEPRRDTGSVRLRIDGVLHTVYQFPLQVAVAVVSRLKTLGRMNVAEKRKPQDGRVKTKSPQGNEIELRLSTLPTAFGEKMVMRIFDPDVLLRSFDQLGFSAEDQRRWQGMVTQPNGIVLVTGPTGSGKTTTLYTTLKQLATPEVNVCTIEDPIEMVEDSFNQMQVQHNIELTFASGVRALMRQDPDIIMIGEIRDLETAEMAIQAALTGHLVLSTLHTNDAPSAISRLIELGVPAYLLRATILGVMAQRLVRTLCPHCKAPTEVDADAWSELTKPWNAPLPSQAHKPVGCPQCRETGYRGRAGVYELMPLSDGLRALIQTDTDLSALRRQSYKEGMHSLRLSGAQKVAAGLTTIEEVLRVTPTSQQR is encoded by the coding sequence ATGAACAGTCTGGCTGACCTGTACCTGCCTGGCCAGGAGCGGCCACTGGATCTGGCCGATATCCTCAAATTGCTGGTGGCCCAGGGCCGGCTGGATCTTGAAAGTGCCGAGCAGCTCAGCGCGCTGCGCCGCTCGGCCACCGGCGATACTGCCAAACTGCATCCGCTGGAGTTCATTGCCAGCCAGAATCCGGCTGATCTGGCTCGGCCGGATCGGACGCTGGATCTGGAAACCCTGAGCCGCTGGCTGGCCGAGGAAGCCGGCCAGCCGTTCTATCGGATCGACCCGCTGAAAATCAACGTCGCGGCTATCACCCCGCTGATGTCCTTCGCCTTTGCCCAGCGGCACAAGATTCTGGCTGTCGAGGTCAACGAACGCGAAGTCACCATCGCCAGCGCCCAGCCGTTTGTCACCAGTTGGGAGCCGAACCTGCACCATGTGCTCAAGCGCGAGATTCGCCGTGTGGTGGCCAGCCCAGCGGATATCCAGCGCTATTCGGTCGAATTCTACCGGCTGGCGCGCTCGGTTAGCGGTGCCAATGCCAGCGATCAAAAGCTCAGCGCGGTCGGCAACTTCGAGCAGCTTTTGAACCTGGGCAGCATGAGCCAGGAACCGGACGCCAACGACGCTCACGTAGTAAATATTGTTGACTGGCTGTTTCAGTACGCCTTCGAGCAGCGTGCCAGCGATATCCACATCGAGCCGCGGCGCGATACCGGTAGCGTCCGGCTGCGCATCGACGGGGTATTGCACACGGTCTATCAGTTCCCGTTGCAGGTCGCGGTGGCGGTGGTCAGCCGGCTGAAAACCCTGGGCCGGATGAATGTGGCCGAGAAGCGCAAGCCGCAGGATGGTCGGGTCAAGACCAAGTCGCCCCAGGGCAACGAGATCGAACTGCGCTTGTCGACCCTGCCGACCGCCTTCGGCGAGAAGATGGTGATGCGGATCTTCGACCCCGATGTACTGCTGCGCAGCTTCGATCAGCTTGGCTTCTCGGCGGAAGATCAGCGCCGCTGGCAGGGCATGGTGACCCAGCCCAACGGTATTGTGCTGGTCACCGGTCCGACCGGGTCGGGCAAGACCACCACCCTGTATACCACGCTCAAGCAACTGGCGACCCCTGAGGTCAACGTCTGCACCATCGAAGATCCGATCGAGATGGTTGAGGACAGTTTCAACCAGATGCAGGTCCAGCACAATATCGAGCTGACCTTCGCCAGCGGGGTCCGGGCCCTGATGCGGCAGGATCCGGACATCATCATGATCGGCGAGATCCGCGATCTGGAAACCGCCGAGATGGCGATTCAGGCGGCGCTGACCGGTCATCTGGTGCTGTCGACCCTGCATACCAACGATGCGCCCAGCGCGATCAGTCGACTGATCGAGCTGGGGGTGCCAGCCTACCTGTTGCGCGCCACTATCCTCGGGGTCATGGCCCAGCGCCTGGTGCGCACCCTGTGCCCGCATTGCAAGGCTCCGACCGAGGTCGACGCCGATGCCTGGAGTGAGCTGACCAAGCCCTGGAATGCACCATTGCCAAGCCAGGCACACAAGCCGGTAGGTTGTCCGCAATGCCGGGAAACCGGCTACCGCGGGCGCGCCGGGGTGTACGAGCTGATGCCGCTGAGTGATGGCCTGCGGGCGCTGATCCAGACCGACACCGATCTTAGTGCGCTGCGTCGTCAGTCCTACAAGGAAGGGATGCACAGCCTGCGCTTGTCCGGTGCGCAGAAGGTTGCCGCCGGGTTGACCACCATTGAGGAGGTGTTACGGGTGACGCCGACCAGCCAGCAACGTTAG
- a CDS encoding 23S rRNA (adenine(2030)-N(6))-methyltransferase RlmJ, whose translation MNYRHSYHAGNHADVLKHAILLRMLQLLQRKEAPLCYLDSHAGTALYDLSGEQAGKTGEYRDGIGRLWSREDLPALLAGYREAVARHNPDGQLRLYPGSPQLLADHLREQDRMILSELHPEDAATLKQHFAAQAHIAVHQRDGYELPKAFLPVAEKRALWLLDPPFEKGDDLQRCVQAIQTGIQRMRQTVVALWYPIKDERQLKAFYQHMAEAGLPKVLRVELSVRPTDTSLGLNGSGLMLVNPPWPLWEELEQVLPWLSETLAQSGPGSWRMDWLAGEP comes from the coding sequence ATGAACTACCGTCACAGCTATCACGCCGGCAACCATGCCGATGTCCTCAAGCACGCCATCCTGCTGCGCATGCTGCAACTGTTGCAGCGCAAGGAGGCGCCACTGTGTTATCTGGACAGCCATGCTGGCACCGCGCTGTATGACCTGAGCGGCGAGCAGGCCGGTAAGACCGGCGAGTATCGGGACGGGATTGGCCGGTTGTGGTCGCGTGAAGACTTGCCGGCCCTGCTGGCCGGCTACCGCGAGGCAGTGGCTCGACATAACCCCGATGGTCAACTGCGCCTGTATCCGGGCTCACCGCAACTGCTGGCCGATCATCTGCGCGAGCAGGATCGGATGATCCTCAGTGAACTGCATCCCGAAGATGCCGCGACCCTGAAACAGCATTTTGCCGCTCAAGCGCACATCGCCGTGCATCAGCGCGACGGCTATGAACTGCCCAAGGCTTTCCTGCCGGTGGCGGAAAAGCGGGCGCTGTGGCTGCTCGACCCGCCCTTCGAGAAAGGTGATGACCTGCAGCGCTGCGTTCAGGCTATTCAGACCGGTATCCAGCGCATGCGTCAGACCGTGGTCGCCTTGTGGTATCCGATCAAGGATGAACGTCAGCTCAAGGCGTTCTACCAGCATATGGCCGAGGCTGGTTTGCCCAAGGTGTTGCGGGTGGAACTGAGTGTGCGGCCGACCGACACCAGTCTGGGGCTCAATGGTTCGGGGCTGATGCTGGTCAACCCGCCCTGGCCGCTGTGGGAAGAACTGGAGCAGGTGTTGCCGTGGCTGAGCGAGACACTGGCGCAGTCCGGTCCCGGTAGTTGGCGGATGGACTGGCTGGCCGGCGAACCCTGA